The Argentina anserina chromosome 3, drPotAnse1.1, whole genome shotgun sequence genome includes a region encoding these proteins:
- the LOC126788049 gene encoding pectinesterase QRT1, translating into MDLGVFSASVAAGAGLVLLVLLGGFQIGFSQSEAYKRSYISWDDLKVDEQMVIGLNTRNEPQNGTCLIVVDKNGGGNSVTVQGAVDMVPDHNTQRVKIYILPGIYREKVRIPITKPYISFIGNLNQTSETVITWNDKASDKDINGFELGTYRTATVAIEADYFCATGITFENSVVAVPGGYGMQGVALRVAGDKAMFYRVRVLGAQDTLLDENGSHYYYESHIQGNVDFIFGRSRSLYQDCIIQSTAKTYGAIAAHHRDSPNEDTGFSFVNCKIIGTGNIYLGRAWGAYSRVLYSYCHIDNIITPPGWSDWNIPPRQRTVEFGEYKCRGKGADKRGRVQWLKSFSNAEIIPFLDTKFIYGEQWLRL; encoded by the exons ATGGACTTGGGTGTTTTTAGTGCTTCTGTTGCTGCTGGTGCTGGTTTAGTTCTACTTGTTTTGTTGGGTGGTTTTCAGATTGGTTTCTCACAAAGTGAAGCATATAAAAGAAGTTATATCAGCTGGGATGATTTGAAGGTGGATGAGCAAATGGTTATTGGTTTGAACACTAGAAATGAACCACAAAACGGGACGTGCCTCATTGTTGTGGACAAGAATGGAGGAGGAAATTCTGTGACAGTTCAAGGAGCAGTTGACATGGTTCCAGATCATAACACTCAAAGAGTCAAAATATACATTCTTCCCGGAATTTATAG AGAGAAGGTGCGTATACCAATAACCAAGCCATACATATCATTTATAGGGAACCTGAATCAAACTTCCGAGACTGTTATAACTTGGAACGATAAGGCATCTGATAAGGACATCAATGGCTTTGAACTAGGAACATACAGAACAGCAACTGTAGCCATAGAGGCTGATTACTTCTGTGCAACAGGGATCACTTTCGAG AACAGTGTGGTTGCAGTGCCAGGAGGGTATGGAATGCAAGGAGTGGCCCTTAGAGTTGCAGGTGACAAGGCCATGTTCTATAGAGTAAGGGTCTTGGGAGCacaagatacactattggatgAGAATGGATCACACTACTACTACGAATCCCACATCCAAGGAAATGTGGACTTCATATTTGGCAGATCAAGATCACTCTACCAG GACTGTATCATTCAATCAACAGCTAAGACCTATGGGGCCATTGCAGCTCATCATAGAGACTCCCCAAATGAAGATACAGGGTTCTCTTTCGTGAACTGCAAAATCATCGGAACTGGAAATATCTACTTGGGAAGAGCTTGGGGAGCTTATTCGAGAGTACTATATTCGTACTGCCATATTGACAACATAATAACTCCTCCAGGGTGGAGTGACTGGAACATCCCACCAAGGCAGAG GACTGTGGAATTTGGAGAGTACAAATGCAGAGGCAAAGGAGCAGATAAAAGAGGGAGGGTACAATGGTTGAAGTCTTTTAGTAATGCGGAGATAATCCCTTTTCTGGATACCAAATTTATATATGGAGAGCAATGGCTTAGACTATAG